A single region of the Mesorhizobium sp. NZP2077 genome encodes:
- a CDS encoding DUF736 family protein — translation MATTIANLTTKADGSMEGVFATLRVNAPITLIPNTNKSREDAPDYRIVNKRTGFEIGAGWHRISQRSGEEYLSVKLEAPEIGVIFGNLAPAPGGEENKKVILWNNPQ, via the coding sequence ATGGCCACCACGATCGCAAACCTCACCACCAAGGCCGACGGCTCGATGGAAGGCGTCTTTGCCACGCTCCGGGTCAACGCCCCGATCACCCTTATCCCGAACACCAACAAGTCGCGCGAGGACGCGCCCGACTACCGGATCGTCAACAAGCGCACGGGCTTCGAGATCGGAGCCGGCTGGCACCGCATCTCCCAGCGTTCGGGCGAGGAGTACCTCTCGGTCAAGCTGGAAGCCCCCGAGATCGGCGTGATCTTCGGCAATCTCGCCCCCGCCCCGGGTGGCGAGGAGAACAAGAAGGTCATCCTCTGGAACAATCCCCAGTGA
- a CDS encoding WGR domain-containing protein has product MIAQLYRLCIERRDADRNMARFYALSIEKTLFGQTCLVRRWGRIGTTGRTVQHSFDTEGEAVELFLQLLRAKRMRGYQPRSTYPMSIGPQ; this is encoded by the coding sequence ATGATCGCGCAGCTCTATCGCCTCTGTATCGAACGCCGCGACGCGGATCGGAACATGGCACGCTTCTATGCGCTGTCGATCGAGAAGACACTGTTCGGCCAGACCTGCCTGGTCCGCCGTTGGGGTCGGATTGGAACCACCGGCCGCACGGTACAGCACTCTTTCGATACCGAGGGCGAAGCTGTCGAGCTTTTCCTCCAGCTGCTGCGCGCCAAGCGGATGCGCGGCTATCAGCCGCGATCCACTTACCCGATGTCAATCGGCCCACAATAA
- a CDS encoding ParA family protein, translated as MPEQRAVQITVASPKGGVGKTMTTILLAGEFAAAGHRVTVLDTDPQLSALEWSKNSRRAGYALSNIDVIPINSTDELIDRLAQSDAEDLLLVDVQGTAVAALGPAVANADFVLIPTKAHVFDVKQCLGLIRHIRSLGGRHREIPYAVMLNMVSGIEHNTMAFRTAIQLLRQADTSVLETFLSQRPTFASIATAGTLYEVQPVNKAVQDARDQTNALTAEIIRKLNGATPQ; from the coding sequence ATGCCGGAACAACGCGCGGTGCAAATCACAGTGGCCTCTCCCAAAGGCGGGGTCGGCAAGACCATGACCACCATCCTGCTCGCTGGCGAGTTCGCCGCCGCCGGTCATCGGGTGACGGTGCTCGACACCGATCCGCAACTGTCGGCGCTGGAGTGGAGCAAAAACAGTCGCCGCGCCGGGTACGCTCTTTCAAACATCGACGTCATCCCCATCAACTCGACCGACGAACTGATCGATCGCCTGGCGCAATCCGACGCCGAGGACCTGCTGCTGGTCGACGTCCAAGGCACGGCCGTGGCCGCCCTCGGACCGGCCGTCGCCAACGCCGACTTCGTGCTGATCCCGACGAAAGCGCACGTCTTCGATGTCAAGCAATGCCTCGGTCTGATCCGGCACATCCGCTCGCTTGGCGGACGCCATCGCGAAATTCCCTACGCGGTGATGCTCAACATGGTTTCGGGGATCGAGCACAACACGATGGCCTTTCGCACCGCGATCCAGCTGCTGCGGCAGGCCGATACCAGCGTGCTTGAGACGTTTTTGTCGCAACGGCCGACCTTCGCCTCAATCGCAACCGCCGGGACGCTTTACGAAGTCCAGCCCGTGAACAAGGCGGTGCAGGACGCTCGCGACCAGACGAATGCCCTGACCGCCGAAATCATCCGCAAACTGAACGGAGCCACCCCGCAATGA
- a CDS encoding relaxase/mobilization nuclease domain-containing protein: protein MNLDQSSIQAIADRIRASAAFEEENRKRRHRAMLSFAGNDDDWLFKTVRGRTGEGGLGGRQTAEPAVPRSSARELEPPRGKAGRLNLALPTKWRKLAGGPRPRAAADRLAAGYQPAVLKVISYGHGVTRAAAIGQYIQKEGVALETYDARILATREAVAEEMKQWGEGFDKRRESEDVATFRLSLAGQENAERLSQAVQAGFAGHGFAYRIDTLQDGSSVARVVATMAGHSVVRGENGDDKVKHRFHFSDRRQQDRQFSAPTRAMIASRISDALGVKEDTVSVKPIGEPSHGKAGVVFQLARLTHDAAAIGADGAAIASEEAVRQTAQSWDKTLNSYKPRDTMHMILSAKAGEDRQALVRAARGFLHEQFPNHKFAFGMHADMAEEGGHIHVHAIVVVKGEDGERLRPGPAQLREWRALYAQHAQAQGMKIVATSAAYRASSQSYGPRDKAIVATAEKPRPGREARDRAYARANPHVIEKARQRINHAKANPVKIPISARQLQATQASLRDWHSVAASQPDNATASQFIDRMTQAFRSGTVVVAIRDGKGVQMSSDATADQMRENLKQINETVNKTAAMMNGQTKAEFLRRAAPTMELLAIRTDLKSLQEGGVTHVSEDQAHRIAGTRAEALIHRAQEIEAAERLEADRAREIRNRAIEQEIRDERAGSADPTSLEEVAQDREMVRNAESIAAKEAREAQAASEAARSLAQNPNERLDPEIVKGERLEELQRLQSRSINTAPVEGEEPDSQKPQKQ, encoded by the coding sequence GTGAACCTCGACCAGTCGTCCATACAGGCCATAGCCGATCGGATTCGCGCGAGCGCGGCTTTTGAAGAAGAGAACCGCAAGCGCCGGCATCGGGCCATGTTGTCCTTTGCTGGAAATGACGATGATTGGTTGTTCAAGACGGTTCGCGGCCGGACAGGGGAGGGCGGTCTCGGGGGACGCCAGACAGCGGAACCGGCCGTGCCGCGCTCGTCTGCGCGAGAGCTGGAGCCGCCGCGCGGTAAAGCCGGGCGACTAAACCTCGCCCTGCCAACGAAGTGGCGGAAGCTCGCCGGCGGACCTCGGCCGAGGGCCGCTGCCGACAGGCTGGCGGCCGGGTATCAGCCGGCCGTTCTGAAGGTGATTTCCTACGGGCATGGCGTCACTAGGGCAGCCGCCATCGGTCAATATATCCAGAAGGAGGGCGTCGCGCTCGAGACGTATGACGCGCGTATCCTGGCAACGCGGGAAGCCGTCGCCGAGGAAATGAAACAGTGGGGCGAGGGTTTCGACAAGCGGCGGGAGAGCGAGGATGTGGCGACGTTTCGGCTTTCGCTGGCAGGGCAGGAGAATGCCGAGCGCCTTTCACAGGCAGTTCAGGCAGGTTTCGCCGGCCACGGTTTCGCCTATCGTATCGACACACTGCAGGACGGATCGAGCGTCGCGCGCGTCGTCGCGACCATGGCCGGACACAGCGTCGTGCGGGGTGAGAACGGGGACGACAAGGTGAAGCATCGGTTTCACTTTTCCGATCGACGCCAGCAGGATCGCCAGTTCTCGGCACCAACCCGGGCCATGATCGCCTCGCGGATCTCCGATGCGCTTGGGGTCAAGGAGGATACCGTTTCGGTGAAGCCAATTGGGGAGCCCAGCCACGGCAAGGCCGGTGTCGTGTTCCAGCTCGCGCGCCTTACCCATGACGCAGCGGCGATCGGCGCCGACGGCGCCGCGATCGCGTCTGAGGAGGCGGTTCGGCAGACCGCGCAGTCCTGGGACAAGACCCTGAATTCCTACAAGCCTCGCGACACCATGCACATGATCCTGTCGGCCAAGGCGGGCGAGGACAGGCAAGCTCTGGTGAGGGCCGCACGTGGGTTCCTGCATGAGCAGTTCCCCAATCACAAATTCGCCTTCGGCATGCATGCCGATATGGCGGAGGAGGGCGGCCATATTCATGTCCATGCCATCGTCGTCGTGAAAGGTGAGGACGGTGAGCGATTGCGACCAGGTCCGGCCCAGCTTCGCGAATGGCGCGCGCTCTATGCCCAGCACGCACAAGCGCAGGGCATGAAAATCGTCGCGACTTCCGCGGCCTATCGAGCGTCATCACAAAGCTATGGTCCGCGCGACAAGGCGATTGTGGCCACGGCCGAAAAGCCGCGGCCGGGCAGGGAGGCGCGGGACCGCGCCTATGCCCGTGCAAACCCGCACGTCATCGAGAAAGCCCGCCAGCGGATCAATCACGCAAAGGCCAACCCGGTAAAGATTCCGATTTCGGCGCGCCAGCTGCAGGCCACCCAGGCAAGCCTTCGGGACTGGCACTCAGTTGCTGCTTCCCAGCCGGATAACGCGACAGCGAGTCAATTCATTGATCGGATGACGCAAGCTTTCCGATCCGGTACTGTTGTCGTCGCTATTCGAGATGGAAAGGGTGTTCAAATGAGTTCAGATGCCACCGCGGACCAGATGCGGGAAAACCTAAAACAGATCAACGAGACCGTTAACAAGACAGCGGCCATGATGAACGGCCAGACGAAAGCGGAGTTCTTACGGCGCGCAGCGCCCACCATGGAGCTGCTTGCGATCCGGACGGATCTCAAATCCCTGCAGGAAGGTGGCGTCACGCATGTCAGTGAAGACCAGGCCCATCGGATTGCCGGCACGCGCGCCGAAGCTTTGATCCATCGCGCCCAGGAGATCGAGGCCGCTGAGCGGCTTGAGGCCGATCGCGCTCGCGAGATCCGTAATCGCGCCATCGAGCAGGAGATTCGTGACGAACGAGCCGGATCGGCTGATCCGACCTCGCTTGAGGAGGTTGCGCAAGACCGCGAAATGGTGCGCAATGCCGAAAGCATCGCTGCGAAGGAAGCCCGCGAGGCACAAGCCGCAAGCGAAGCCGCGCGTTCATTGGCGCAGAATCCTAACGAGCGGCTTGATCCCGAGATCGTCAAAGGCGAACGGCTCGAAGAACTGCAGCGCCTGCAGTCGAGGAGCATCAACACCGCTCCGGTCGAAGGCGAAGAGCCTGATTCACAGAAGCCGCAAAAGCAGTAG
- a CDS encoding XRE family transcriptional regulator has protein sequence MNVEIYENVWDALADTKQEAANLKARSALLYEIRKAVQRWDIPQEEAAKRLGLTRPRTNDLLRGKLAKFSLDALVNIAASAHLVIEIRVKQAA, from the coding sequence ATGAACGTAGAAATCTATGAGAACGTCTGGGACGCCCTGGCGGACACCAAACAAGAGGCTGCAAACCTCAAGGCGCGCTCGGCGCTGCTCTACGAAATCCGTAAGGCAGTCCAGCGTTGGGACATTCCTCAGGAGGAAGCCGCCAAGCGGCTCGGTCTGACGCGCCCTCGCACCAATGATCTGCTGCGCGGTAAGCTCGCCAAATTCTCGCTTGACGCACTTGTCAACATCGCCGCCTCCGCACACCTGGTTATAGAAATCCGGGTAAAACAGGCTGCATAA
- a CDS encoding type II toxin-antitoxin system RelE/ParE family toxin — translation MKVIEWLGSSRADVRAFPDDARIEAGWQLELVQRGDDPDDWKPMQIVGAGVREIRVREASGAFRVIYLATLEDRVLVLHAFQKKTQATSKKDLDLAAQRLKRWKAER, via the coding sequence ATGAAGGTGATTGAATGGCTTGGAAGCAGTAGGGCGGATGTTCGAGCGTTTCCTGACGATGCGCGGATAGAGGCCGGCTGGCAGCTCGAACTTGTCCAGCGCGGCGACGATCCCGACGACTGGAAGCCTATGCAGATCGTGGGGGCCGGCGTCAGGGAAATCAGAGTCCGGGAGGCATCGGGAGCGTTCCGCGTCATCTATCTGGCAACCCTGGAGGACCGCGTTTTGGTGCTTCATGCGTTCCAGAAGAAGACACAGGCCACATCCAAGAAAGACCTTGATCTGGCGGCTCAACGGCTAAAACGATGGAAGGCAGAACGATGA
- a CDS encoding type IV secretory system conjugative DNA transfer family protein: MATWRWNPALPSEGASRWGLLKYQNAQRSLSGLFVAWQHFSQRLAYHPTQGETIIRGAIAVAVVVAIGVGLIFASLINRKPKHYGDARFGTIMDAERKNLLAKQGLILGKMGGATIRSDDPAHVLVVGPTRSGKGVSFVIPNGYMWRGSSVWFDPKRENFEAFGAHRQALGDKVFFFSPGEQDSHRYNPLDFIRRDARMPTDCAVVSSFIIPDATGSSEIWARAGRQLLSAMIGYVLTSPRYEGQRHLRAVAMLLSTGVDFLRVLTNIRNDEEKYLPSWVVHGLNQFIALEKETRNSAYFNMTAALSPWTNDLVAAATASTDFDISKFRKDPTALFIGCSVAQLDVFRPIIKLLVQQIHDVLMASSPGPDEPYQVLVMIDEFRQLGKMESIVSKLAINAGYGFRMVLILQDLAQLDEVYGKATRQTTVSACQVKLFIRMNDVETSEHVSVMLGPTTIEVATPIIRAGQGIFGGRDKSLSYQERPFRTAAELRQMPAKQAVVLVSSPPGFMVRKITYYKDAPYKATYREFRHRRLKVPPLSRWQDLPLRSMADVEAANTAPAAPFELGEPDTVEAPVSGHTAHADAVPPATGAAAERVDPVALKPKVKSDSADAPQALPSSGLPTGGEAEAKSEVAAEVPELKPKRTDQTADDAPRPLPTLGQRSAPAASKTSDPSASEGKAGVLQFQVRPGNKSTSIAALLASLDQEVEAGAPSLSPSVDSGDVEGVPPAALEALQDQIRRHGDR; the protein is encoded by the coding sequence GTGGCGACATGGCGGTGGAATCCCGCCCTCCCCTCTGAAGGCGCCTCGCGCTGGGGGCTTCTAAAATACCAGAACGCGCAACGCAGCCTAAGCGGCCTGTTCGTTGCCTGGCAGCATTTCAGCCAGCGCCTGGCCTATCATCCCACGCAGGGCGAGACGATCATCCGGGGCGCGATCGCGGTCGCGGTTGTGGTGGCGATCGGCGTCGGCCTGATCTTTGCAAGCCTGATCAACCGCAAGCCAAAGCACTACGGCGATGCGCGGTTCGGCACGATCATGGACGCCGAAAGGAAAAACCTGCTGGCAAAGCAAGGCTTGATCCTCGGCAAGATGGGTGGGGCGACGATCCGCTCGGACGATCCCGCGCACGTCTTGGTGGTCGGGCCGACCCGATCCGGCAAGGGCGTCAGCTTTGTCATTCCGAACGGTTATATGTGGCGAGGATCCTCGGTGTGGTTCGATCCTAAGCGGGAGAACTTCGAGGCGTTCGGTGCACACCGGCAGGCTCTCGGCGACAAGGTCTTTTTCTTTTCGCCCGGCGAGCAGGATTCGCATCGCTATAATCCGCTGGATTTCATTCGGCGCGATGCGCGCATGCCGACGGACTGCGCGGTGGTCTCCTCCTTCATCATCCCCGACGCGACAGGAAGTTCCGAGATCTGGGCGCGCGCCGGCCGGCAGCTGCTTTCGGCCATGATCGGCTATGTGTTGACGTCACCACGCTATGAGGGGCAGCGTCATTTGCGCGCCGTCGCGATGCTTCTTTCGACCGGCGTGGATTTTCTCAGGGTGCTGACGAATATCCGCAATGACGAGGAAAAATATCTGCCTTCGTGGGTCGTGCACGGGCTCAACCAGTTCATTGCGCTGGAAAAGGAAACGCGAAACTCGGCCTACTTCAACATGACGGCGGCTCTCAGCCCCTGGACCAACGATCTCGTTGCAGCCGCTACGGCGTCGACCGATTTCGATATCTCGAAGTTTCGCAAGGACCCGACGGCTCTCTTCATCGGCTGCTCGGTGGCGCAGCTCGACGTGTTCCGGCCCATCATCAAACTCCTGGTTCAGCAAATCCATGATGTGCTGATGGCTTCCTCGCCAGGCCCGGACGAGCCCTATCAGGTCCTGGTGATGATCGACGAGTTTCGCCAGCTCGGCAAAATGGAGTCTATCGTTTCCAAGCTGGCGATCAACGCGGGCTATGGCTTTCGCATGGTCCTGATCCTGCAGGATCTTGCCCAGCTTGACGAAGTCTATGGAAAAGCGACGCGGCAGACCACGGTGTCCGCGTGTCAGGTGAAGCTTTTCATCCGCATGAACGACGTGGAGACCTCGGAACATGTCTCTGTAATGCTGGGACCGACCACGATCGAGGTGGCCACACCGATCATCAGGGCTGGTCAAGGTATATTTGGGGGCCGAGACAAGAGTTTAAGTTATCAGGAAAGGCCATTCCGGACGGCGGCGGAGCTTCGGCAAATGCCGGCGAAGCAGGCCGTGGTTCTGGTCTCAAGCCCCCCTGGTTTCATGGTGCGCAAGATCACCTATTATAAGGACGCTCCCTATAAGGCGACCTACCGGGAATTTCGGCACCGGCGCTTGAAGGTTCCCCCTCTCTCACGATGGCAGGATCTTCCGCTGCGCTCGATGGCGGACGTCGAAGCGGCTAACACCGCGCCAGCGGCACCTTTCGAGTTGGGGGAACCCGATACCGTCGAAGCGCCGGTTTCAGGCCATACAGCCCATGCCGATGCGGTGCCGCCTGCGACTGGTGCGGCGGCTGAAAGGGTTGATCCCGTCGCGTTAAAGCCGAAAGTAAAAAGCGACAGCGCGGACGCACCACAGGCGCTGCCAAGCTCAGGCCTTCCAACGGGCGGTGAGGCTGAAGCAAAGAGCGAGGTCGCCGCTGAAGTTCCGGAGTTGAAGCCGAAGCGGACCGACCAGACGGCCGATGATGCGCCGCGGCCGCTTCCCACCCTTGGCCAGCGATCGGCGCCGGCAGCATCAAAGACGTCCGACCCGAGTGCGTCTGAAGGCAAGGCGGGTGTCTTGCAATTCCAAGTCCGGCCGGGAAACAAGTCCACGTCGATCGCCGCGCTGCTCGCATCGCTCGATCAGGAAGTGGAGGCCGGCGCTCCTTCCCTGTCACCGTCAGTGGATAGCGGAGATGTCGAAGGGGTACCGCCAGCCGCTCTTGAGGCGCTGCAGGATCAAATTAGACGTCACGGCGATCGCTAG
- the virB11 gene encoding P-type DNA transfer ATPase VirB11 → MSGQQRTVFLNKALAPVRRWLDDDRVVEICANGPGLVWVEIVGSTHMEPFDVPELDRAAITYLMERIAASSSQSISEENPLLSAALPGGERFQGVLAPATPTGGAFAIRKQVVKDMRLDDYRKRGSFDTISVQDPGELSETDSALCEYLDAGKIEDFLRLAVRERYSILLSGGTSSGKTTFLNAILHEVPSDERILTIEDTREVKPHQPNYLPLVASKGDQGLAHVTVETLLQAAMRLRPDRIFLGEIRGAEAYSFLRAVNTGHPGSITTIHADSPTGAFEQLALMVMQAGLGLSKAEIIDYVRSVLPIVIQQTRRGGWRGTSAIWFNRMTEWRAARKVPQNVSRIHL, encoded by the coding sequence GTGAGCGGGCAGCAAAGAACCGTCTTCCTAAATAAGGCGCTGGCGCCGGTGCGGCGCTGGCTCGACGACGATCGCGTGGTCGAAATCTGTGCAAACGGGCCTGGACTTGTGTGGGTCGAAATTGTTGGCTCGACACATATGGAGCCCTTCGACGTCCCCGAGCTCGACCGCGCCGCGATCACTTACCTCATGGAACGTATAGCGGCGTCATCCTCGCAATCGATCAGCGAGGAAAATCCATTGCTTTCAGCCGCCCTCCCCGGCGGCGAACGCTTCCAGGGCGTGCTTGCGCCGGCGACGCCGACAGGAGGCGCCTTCGCGATCCGCAAGCAGGTCGTGAAGGATATGCGCCTTGATGATTACCGGAAGCGGGGGTCGTTCGATACGATCTCCGTCCAGGATCCCGGCGAACTGAGCGAGACCGACAGCGCCCTTTGCGAATATCTCGACGCCGGCAAGATCGAGGATTTCCTCCGCCTGGCCGTGCGGGAACGGTATTCGATCTTGCTTTCAGGAGGCACATCGTCGGGCAAAACGACGTTTTTGAACGCGATTTTGCACGAGGTGCCTTCGGATGAGCGGATCCTCACCATTGAGGATACGCGGGAGGTTAAACCACACCAGCCCAACTATCTGCCCCTCGTTGCATCAAAGGGCGACCAGGGCCTGGCGCACGTGACCGTTGAAACGCTGCTGCAAGCCGCCATGCGGTTGCGGCCGGATCGAATCTTCCTGGGCGAGATCCGGGGAGCGGAAGCCTATTCGTTCTTGCGCGCCGTCAACACAGGTCATCCCGGATCGATCACGACGATCCATGCGGACAGCCCGACCGGTGCGTTTGAGCAGCTGGCCTTGATGGTCATGCAGGCTGGGCTCGGGCTGAGCAAGGCAGAGATCATCGATTACGTGCGGTCGGTCCTGCCGATTGTGATCCAACAAACGCGCCGGGGCGGCTGGCGCGGAACTTCGGCGATCTGGTTCAACCGCATGACCGAATGGAGAGCCGCCAGAAAGGTTCCCCAGAATGTCTCGCGTATTCACTTATAG
- the virB10 gene encoding type IV secretion system protein VirB10 produces MLAEEGTAVAAPKFGASTFFKIAVPLGAVVFAGWMIYAATRAPDKPLLTASDGEEFHTTQFPAPGLDTPRPQLDNGTLKIPTAPEEPPATVEAPPPPPPALQPPAAPPQVQDDSEARRLAEEERRRQEEEERRKWERLRAKQLVVDSGDAPGSASALGGNGTDAAAAGNAGEGEEDPNRRFLARASQSGADTSKATMNPRTDALVAQGTMIKGVLETAIQSDLAGMVRAVVSEDVWSFDGRRVLIPAGSRLIGEYRSGIATGQTRVFIVWTRLLRSDGMSVQLGSTGTDELGRSGMPGEVDNHYFERFGSAILLSVVGGATQFIANLGNDQNGSNTNQTYTDPQTGQTVTNQTQPNQYLQSARQIGAQQVSQSLNRIAEEALRNSINIAPTIHVDQGSRIMVFVRRDLDFSEFYPDPVREALTEIRRERAAKNRLPK; encoded by the coding sequence ATGCTCGCTGAGGAAGGCACGGCGGTCGCCGCGCCAAAATTCGGGGCAAGCACATTCTTCAAGATCGCGGTTCCGCTGGGTGCGGTGGTCTTCGCCGGCTGGATGATCTATGCGGCGACGCGTGCGCCAGACAAGCCGCTGTTGACGGCGTCGGATGGCGAGGAGTTTCACACCACACAGTTTCCCGCACCGGGGCTCGATACGCCGCGCCCCCAGCTTGATAACGGCACCCTGAAAATTCCGACGGCTCCCGAAGAGCCGCCGGCGACCGTCGAGGCTCCGCCTCCCCCTCCACCAGCCTTGCAGCCGCCTGCGGCTCCACCACAGGTGCAGGATGATTCCGAGGCCCGTCGCCTGGCTGAGGAAGAACGGCGCAGGCAAGAAGAGGAGGAGCGCCGCAAATGGGAGCGCTTGCGCGCCAAGCAGCTCGTCGTCGATAGCGGCGATGCGCCTGGCAGTGCGTCAGCATTGGGCGGCAATGGTACGGATGCAGCGGCGGCCGGAAACGCAGGCGAGGGCGAGGAGGACCCCAATCGGCGTTTTTTGGCAAGGGCGAGCCAGAGCGGAGCGGATACATCGAAGGCCACGATGAACCCGCGCACGGACGCTCTGGTCGCCCAAGGGACGATGATCAAGGGCGTACTCGAGACCGCCATCCAGAGCGATCTTGCCGGTATGGTTCGGGCCGTCGTGTCGGAGGATGTGTGGTCCTTCGACGGTCGCAGGGTTTTGATCCCCGCTGGCTCCCGCCTTATCGGTGAATATCGCAGTGGCATTGCAACCGGCCAAACGCGGGTGTTCATAGTGTGGACACGCCTGCTTCGATCGGACGGTATGTCGGTGCAGCTCGGTTCGACGGGCACCGACGAGCTCGGTCGCAGCGGCATGCCGGGCGAGGTCGACAACCATTATTTCGAGCGGTTCGGCTCGGCGATCCTTCTAAGTGTCGTGGGCGGTGCGACGCAATTCATCGCCAACCTCGGCAACGACCAGAATGGGTCGAACACCAACCAGACCTACACGGACCCGCAGACCGGACAGACGGTGACAAACCAGACGCAGCCCAACCAATACCTGCAGAGCGCCCGTCAGATCGGCGCGCAACAGGTCTCGCAAAGCCTCAACCGCATTGCCGAAGAGGCGCTTCGCAATTCGATCAATATCGCGCCCACGATCCATGTCGATCAGGGGTCGCGCATCATGGTGTTCGTCCGCCGGGACCTCGATTTTTCGGAGTTCTATCCGGACCCGGTACGCGAGGCGTTGACGGAGATACGACGTGAGCGGGCAGCAAAGAACCGTCTTCCTAAATAA
- the virB9 gene encoding P-type conjugative transfer protein VirB9, whose product MKVAGILMAIGLGVCAVQPALAEQTPRAGSRDSRIRFVWYQKDDVVSVPASYGASTMIEFGDDEKIETLGAGDVPAWSIEPNKKGNVLFVKPIEKNAGGNLNVLTNKRSYVFFLNGEFRPVAQQVYAIKFRYPEEASDAALMDEARARAAQPNRQGFKAENANSSYAYKGSSANKPLVIYDDGVKTWFRFDPAREVPAIHVVDSERNETLVNYRREGPYIVVDKVNYQWTLRNGTEATCVFNLRLNNVNEPTGLEPYEPQRVGGGTVRKVRGPDAISQ is encoded by the coding sequence ATGAAGGTCGCCGGCATCCTGATGGCAATCGGGCTCGGCGTTTGCGCGGTTCAGCCGGCCCTTGCCGAACAGACCCCTCGGGCGGGATCTCGTGACAGTCGCATTCGCTTCGTCTGGTATCAGAAGGACGATGTGGTGTCGGTGCCGGCCAGCTATGGCGCCTCGACGATGATCGAATTCGGCGATGACGAGAAAATCGAAACCCTCGGCGCTGGCGACGTCCCGGCCTGGAGCATCGAACCCAACAAGAAGGGCAATGTGCTCTTTGTGAAGCCGATCGAGAAGAATGCGGGCGGGAATCTCAATGTCCTGACGAACAAGCGCAGCTATGTGTTCTTCCTCAACGGCGAGTTTCGGCCGGTTGCACAACAGGTCTATGCGATCAAGTTTCGCTATCCCGAAGAGGCGTCGGACGCGGCGCTGATGGACGAAGCCCGGGCTCGGGCGGCGCAGCCGAACCGGCAGGGTTTCAAGGCCGAAAACGCCAACTCGTCCTATGCCTATAAGGGGTCGTCGGCAAATAAGCCGCTCGTGATCTACGACGACGGCGTGAAGACCTGGTTCCGCTTCGATCCAGCAAGGGAAGTGCCGGCGATCCATGTCGTTGATAGCGAGCGCAATGAGACCCTTGTGAATTATCGCCGCGAGGGCCCGTACATCGTCGTCGACAAGGTCAATTACCAATGGACCCTGCGCAACGGCACCGAAGCAACCTGCGTCTTCAATCTGAGACTGAACAATGTGAACGAACCGACCGGGCTTGAACCTTACGAACCGCAGCGTGTCGGCGGTGGAACTGTTCGGAAAGTGAGGGGACCCGATGCCATCTCCCAATGA
- a CDS encoding virB8 family protein — translation MSDVKESAGRLAKETESPLPYYVDAAIWEKDIARRNRWSRSLAWCVASVTSVIAVAAVGALILALPLKTYEPYMVVVDKSTGFVEVKRPLADGPLQQDESMGMFDIVRYVKARETYDPKALKDNFDLAQLLSAGDASRELVELFSPANKVTNPVVLYGRNTVVAVTVKSVTFPNQRTALVRFMTEEKSQANTVQRHWVSLIRFRYTGVPAKNEIRFENPLGFQVLEYRRDQETAPAPTAETPQ, via the coding sequence ATGAGCGATGTGAAGGAAAGCGCTGGGCGACTGGCGAAGGAAACCGAGTCTCCTTTGCCCTACTACGTGGATGCGGCAATCTGGGAAAAAGATATCGCGCGACGCAATCGCTGGTCGCGATCTCTGGCGTGGTGCGTGGCAAGCGTCACCTCGGTCATTGCCGTTGCAGCCGTGGGCGCGCTGATCCTTGCGCTGCCGCTCAAGACTTATGAGCCCTACATGGTGGTGGTCGACAAATCCACCGGGTTTGTCGAGGTCAAGCGGCCGCTGGCCGACGGTCCTTTGCAGCAGGACGAGTCGATGGGGATGTTCGATATCGTCCGTTATGTGAAGGCTCGCGAGACCTACGATCCGAAGGCGCTGAAGGACAACTTCGATCTCGCGCAATTGCTGAGCGCCGGCGATGCCTCGAGGGAGCTCGTCGAGCTTTTCAGCCCGGCGAACAAAGTGACGAACCCCGTCGTGCTCTACGGGCGAAACACCGTCGTGGCCGTGACCGTGAAGTCCGTGACATTTCCCAATCAAAGGACCGCCCTGGTCCGGTTCATGACGGAGGAAAAGAGCCAAGCGAACACCGTGCAGCGGCATTGGGTGTCGTTGATCCGGTTCCGCTACACCGGCGTTCCGGCCAAAAACGAGATCCGCTTTGAAAATCCGCTCGGCTTCCAGGTGCTCGAATATCGGCGCGATCAGGAGACGGCGCCGGCACCCACCGCGGAGACACCGCAATGA